Below is a window of Cryobacterium sp. PAMC25264 DNA.
CTTCGTGGTGGAGGACCGTCCCGAAGACGGCAGCCTGGACACCCTCGGCCTGTACGACGGCGTGGCCCTGACCGAACGGGGCCAGTACGGCTTCGGCGAGATGCCCGACCGCATCATCATCTTCCGCGAGCCCCTGCTGGCCATCGTGGCCGATCTCGAGGAGCTCCGAGACGAGGTGCACGTGACCCTGGTGCACGAAATCGCGCATTTCTACGGCATCGACGACGACAGGCTGCACGAGCTCGGCTGGGCCTGACCCGGACCGGCTACCCTGAACCATGAGCAGATTTCGTCCCGGCCGTGTGATCGGTATCTCGGTGGGAACGCTCGTGATCCTGATGATCGGAGTCTACGGACCCGCCACCCTGCTGGGCCCGCTGCCCACCGCCGCTGTGACGCTCACCACACCGGACGCTCCGGTCGCGGCATCCACCCCGGCGCTTCCAGCCGCCGGAACGAGCGGCATCCTGGCCCTCACCCCGGTCTCGGAAGCCGCCGACGCCGACACGGCCGCCGCCACCGACGGCGCGGCGGCACTGGGCGCAACCCCGATCGCGACCGGTGGGGGCGCAGAAGCCCTGCCGATGGCATCTGCCGCCAAAATCATCACCGCCCTCGTGGTGCTCGACGCCAAGCCCCTCGCGGTGGGCGAGGCCGGCCCGGCGTACTCGCTCGTCACCGCGGACTACCAGGACTACCTCGACTACACCGCCGAGGACGCCCGGACCGTCATCGTGTTCCCCGGGGAGAGCTGGACCGAACGCGAAATGCTGCAGGCCATGATCCTGGGCTCCAGCAACAACCATGCCGACACCCTCGCCCGGTGGGCGTTCGGTTCCGTCGACGCGTACCTCGCCGCCGCCAACGAGTGGCTGGACGCCAACGGGATGGGCGACACGACCGTCGTCGATGCGAACGGGCTGTCCGACGGGAGCGCCGGCACGGGCGCCGACCTGGCCGGCATCGCGGCACTCGCCGCAACCAACCCGGTCATCGCGGACATCATCGCCAAGCCCGCCTCGGCGCTGGTAGGCCAACGCGGGGTCAACAACACCACCGCCTACCTGCCCGACGAGGGCATCACCGGCATCTCGCGCAGCTACACGGATGCCGGCGGCGTCTGCTTCCTCTTCACCGCCGCGGTGACCGTCGACACGGAGACCTTCACGTTCGCGGGCGCGTTCCTCGGCGAACCCGACTACGACACGCTCACCACCGATCTGACGGCCCTGATGGCTTCGGCCCGCGCGGGGGTCACCCAGCTGCCGGTGCTGACCCAGGGGGACGCCTACGCCACCCTGACGACCGAGTGGGGCGACACCGCCGATGCCGTGGTCGGTACGCCCAAGACCCGCTTCGGCTGGCAGGCCGCCACCCCGGGCGAAGCCGTCGTGGACCTCGACGCCGTGGCCACCGGCCGCGCGGGCAGCAGTGTCGGCCGGGTCACGGTGGACGCGTTCGGTGAGAGCGTCTCGTCGAACCTCAAACTGGAGAGCAGCCTCACCGACCCCGGTCCGGGTTGGCGCCTGCTGCACCCGATTCCGCTGATCACCGCGCTCATCGACGCCCAGTAGCACCCCGCCGACACGAGCGGCAGCGCCCACACAACACGGCGCCCACACGAGCGGCAGCGCCCACACAACACGGCGCCGACATGACAGAGCGGCGATACAGCAAACGCCGGCCCGGGTATCCCGGGACCGGCGCTGACCTGCTGTGGTGTTAGAGAGCTGAGCCCCGATCGGGCTCGTCGTTCGACTCGACGGGGTCACTGTCGCTGGAGTCGAAGGCGTAGCGCACGTGCAGCTTGCCCTGCACCTCGCGGGCGTCGACCTCGTCGTACCAGAACAGCGATTCCATGCTGTCGACGGCGGCGACCATGCTGATGCGTTCGTCGTGCTTGCCGTGCAGGAGCACGCGGGTGTCGGTCTGACCCTCCAGGGGGCCGTCCACGAACTCGACGGTGTATTCGGTGTTCTCACTCTGGGGTGTTGTCATACCCCCAACTTACTGCGGAGACGCGTTTTCGGCTGGGTTCCACGGCGTGTCCGCTGCAGCCGACTGAGGGCCAGAGCGCGGCGGCGTGGCCAGCAGCCGCACCGTGGCCTGCCGCTCGGGCGTCTCCCGGTCGCGGTAGCCCGCCCAATCCTGTTGCCACTGGTCCCAGTGCGCCTCGAACACCCCGCCGTCCCTGGCCAGGGCGCGCTGTTTGCGGATGCCGTCGTCGGCATCCAGCCACACCCGCACATCGCTCACGGACTCGTGGGCACGGGCCAGGGTGCCGCAACCCTCGACGATCAGCGGCCGGTCGGCGGGCACGGCGTGCCACTCGGCCGCAGCCTCTCTCCCCCAGTCGAACCGGCGCCACCGGGCCGGGGCCCCGTCGCGGCGGGGAACGAGGACCTGCGTGCGGATGTGCTCGATCGCCGCCTCCAGCCCGGCCCAGCCCGGATAGATGTCGTCGAGCCGCACCATGGTCGGCGCGACCGGTCCCGGCCAGGCTGTCACGAGGGCATCCGCGAGGGTGCTCTTTCCCGCCCCGCTCGGACCGTCGATGAGCACCACGGCCCGCCCACCCGCCCGGTGGCGGCCGAAGGCCCGCACCGCGTGAAGCACCGGGGCCAGTAGGGCGCCGCTACCCGTCGCATCGGCGGGCGCGCCGGAGCCGGGCGGCACCGCCACCGCAGCGCTCAGATCAGGCGAGGACAAAACGCCACGTTCCCGCCAGCACGGCCGCCGCGATCGCCGCGGCGGCGATGGCGAGGCCCAGGGCCACGACCACGACGTCACGGCGGCCGAAGACCGATTCCCGAGCCCAGCTGCGCGGTTCGTCACTGCCGAAGCCCCTGGCCTCCATGGCCGTGGCGAGTTTGCTGCCCCGGCGCACCGACAGCACCAGCAGGGCGAACGCCAAGCCGGCGAACCGGCGCGCCCGGCCGCGCAGTCCGCCGCCGTCGCCCACCCCTCTGGCCCGTCGGGCCAGGGCGAGCGAGTGCCAGTCGTCGATGAACATGCCCACGAGCCGCAGACCGGCCAGGGCACCGAGCACGAATCGGGCGGGCAGGCGTACTACCTGCGCCAAGCCGTCGGCGAGGTCGGTCGGGTCGGTCGTGGCGAGCAGCACAATGCCCGGGATGCCGATGGCCAGCACCCGCAGACCGATCGCGAGTCCGAGCGCCACCGACCCCTCGGTGATCGTGACGAGGCCGGCGCCCCAGAGCACCGCACCGGAATCCTGCCCGTAGAGGACCGTGGTGAGAATCCCGAAGGGAGCGGCGATCCAGACCGGGGCAGTGCGCAACCAGAATTGCCGGGCGTTCAGCCCGCACCAGGCCAGCAGCACGGCCTCCAGCAGCAGCGCCGTCGCCGCCGACACCCAGTCGATGGAGAGCATCAACGCACAGCTGATCAGGAGGGCCACGGCGAGTTTGGCGACCGGGTTCACCCGGGCGATGGCGCTGGGCCGGATCTCGGGGGTCATCATGCTCATGGCGCACCCGTCTCGGCCGCTGTCGTCGGCGTCGGAGCGGATGCGGGAACGATCGTGCCCGTCGAGATCGCGCCGGCCGATGCGGGGCCGGCTGCGGGCGCCATCACGAAGCGGGCATCCGCGAGGGCGTCGACGAAGTGATCGTCGTGGGTGACGGCGACCACGGCCGTGCCCGTGTCCAGGAGTTCGGCAAGCAGCCGCACCAGTTCCGACCAGGTGCGGGAGTCCTGCCCGAAGGTGGGTTCGTCCAGGATCAGGAGCCGGGGCCGTGTGGCCAGCACTGTCGCCACCGACAGCCGGCGCTTTTCGCCGCCGGACAGGGTGAAGGGGTTGGCCTCGGCGAGGTGCTCAAGGCGCAACCGGTCGAGGAGGCCGTCGACGCGGTCGGCCACGGCGACGTCGCCGAGGCCGAGGGCGCGCGGGCCGATGGCGAGTTCGTCCCGCACGGATCCGGCCAGGAACTGGTGCTCAGGATCCTGGAACACCGTGCCGATGCGTTCGAGGAGGTCACGGGAGCGCCACGAGTGCGGGTCGGCACCCGGGAGGCTTCCGCGCCGGGGTCCGCGTCCGGTTGCGCGCACTGGGCCGCCTGCGGCGACTGCCGTCAGGGCGGCCGTGGCGGTCAGCTGTCCCTCGGCCGGTGCCAGGAGCCCGGCGAGGGTCAACGCGAGCGTGGACTTTCCGGCACCGTTGGGCCCGGTGATCGCCGTCGCGGTGCCCGCCGTCACGTCGAGGTCGATCCCTTCGGCCACCACCACGGGCTGCCGGCGGGCAAAGGGCACCCGACCCACGGCGAGACCGACGGTGCTGAGGAGCACCTCGCCGGTGCGCTCGGGCAGCGGGCGCCGCCGGGGACGAGCGGGCGGGAAGCGCGGAATCCACACTCCCGCGGCCGCCAGCCGGGCGCCCTCCGCCGTGAGCACCGATGCGGTGGCCCCATCGGCCAAGATGCCGCCGGCCGGGTCGAGCACGATGATGCGGTCCACGATGTCCTGCCAGACCGCCACCCGGTGCTCGATCACGATGAGGGTCGCGCCCGAGGCCCGCACCGAACGGTGCACGGCATCGCGCACCTCCACGACGCCCTCGGGGTCGAGGTTCGCGGTCGGTTCGTCGAGCAGCACCAGGCCCGGTCGCATGGCGAGCACGCCGGCCAGGGCCAGCCGCTGTTTCTGGCCGCCGCTGAGCGCGCTGGTCGGATGCCGCAGGGGCAGGTCCAGCCCGACCTCGTCGAGGGCCTGGGTCACCCGCGGCCAGATCTCGGTCCTGGGCACACCCAGGTTCTCGCAGCCGAACGCGACATCGTCGCCGACGCGGGCCAGGACCACCTGCGAGTCGGGGTCCTGCAGCACGAGACCGACCCGGCCGCGCGCCTGACGCGGCCGGATCCCGTCGATGAGCAGCTCGCCGGTCTCGTCGCCGTCTTCGTCGTCACCGAGCACCCCGGCCAGGGCGTGCATCAGGGTGCTCTTCCCGGCCCCGCTGGGTCCGAGCACGAGGACCCGCTCGCCGGGGCGGATGTCGAGATCGAGTCCGGAGACCGCCGGGCGG
It encodes the following:
- a CDS encoding energy-coupling factor transporter transmembrane protein EcfT, producing MSMMTPEIRPSAIARVNPVAKLAVALLISCALMLSIDWVSAATALLLEAVLLAWCGLNARQFWLRTAPVWIAAPFGILTTVLYGQDSGAVLWGAGLVTITEGSVALGLAIGLRVLAIGIPGIVLLATTDPTDLADGLAQVVRLPARFVLGALAGLRLVGMFIDDWHSLALARRARGVGDGGGLRGRARRFAGLAFALLVLSVRRGSKLATAMEARGFGSDEPRSWARESVFGRRDVVVVALGLAIAAAAIAAAVLAGTWRFVLA
- a CDS encoding D-alanyl-D-alanine carboxypeptidase family protein; its protein translation is MSRFRPGRVIGISVGTLVILMIGVYGPATLLGPLPTAAVTLTTPDAPVAASTPALPAAGTSGILALTPVSEAADADTAAATDGAAALGATPIATGGGAEALPMASAAKIITALVVLDAKPLAVGEAGPAYSLVTADYQDYLDYTAEDARTVIVFPGESWTEREMLQAMILGSSNNHADTLARWAFGSVDAYLAAANEWLDANGMGDTTVVDANGLSDGSAGTGADLAGIAALAATNPVIADIIAKPASALVGQRGVNNTTAYLPDEGITGISRSYTDAGGVCFLFTAAVTVDTETFTFAGAFLGEPDYDTLTTDLTALMASARAGVTQLPVLTQGDAYATLTTEWGDTADAVVGTPKTRFGWQAATPGEAVVDLDAVATGRAGSSVGRVTVDAFGESVSSNLKLESSLTDPGPGWRLLHPIPLITALIDAQ
- a CDS encoding metallopeptidase family protein; this encodes MLMLSHDDFERLVIDELDLLPDDMVDGLDNVIFVVEDRPEDGSLDTLGLYDGVALTERGQYGFGEMPDRIIIFREPLLAIVADLEELRDEVHVTLVHEIAHFYGIDDDRLHELGWA
- a CDS encoding ABC transporter ATP-binding protein; translated protein: MPAPTPRDERVTGARVTASGWGWRHAGRSRPAVSGLDLDIRPGERVLVLGPSGAGKSTLMHALAGVLGDDEDGDETGELLIDGIRPRQARGRVGLVLQDPDSQVVLARVGDDVAFGCENLGVPRTEIWPRVTQALDEVGLDLPLRHPTSALSGGQKQRLALAGVLAMRPGLVLLDEPTANLDPEGVVEVRDAVHRSVRASGATLIVIEHRVAVWQDIVDRIIVLDPAGGILADGATASVLTAEGARLAAAGVWIPRFPPARPRRRPLPERTGEVLLSTVGLAVGRVPFARRQPVVVAEGIDLDVTAGTATAITGPNGAGKSTLALTLAGLLAPAEGQLTATAALTAVAAGGPVRATGRGPRRGSLPGADPHSWRSRDLLERIGTVFQDPEHQFLAGSVRDELAIGPRALGLGDVAVADRVDGLLDRLRLEHLAEANPFTLSGGEKRRLSVATVLATRPRLLILDEPTFGQDSRTWSELVRLLAELLDTGTAVVAVTHDDHFVDALADARFVMAPAAGPASAGAISTGTIVPASAPTPTTAAETGAP
- a CDS encoding ATP-binding protein, whose protein sequence is MSSPDLSAAVAVPPGSGAPADATGSGALLAPVLHAVRAFGRHRAGGRAVVLIDGPSGAGKSTLADALVTAWPGPVAPTMVRLDDIYPGWAGLEAAIEHIRTQVLVPRRDGAPARWRRFDWGREAAAEWHAVPADRPLIVEGCGTLARAHESVSDVRVWLDADDGIRKQRALARDGGVFEAHWDQWQQDWAGYRDRETPERQATVRLLATPPRSGPQSAAADTPWNPAENASPQ